The Littorina saxatilis isolate snail1 linkage group LG13, US_GU_Lsax_2.0, whole genome shotgun sequence genome contains a region encoding:
- the LOC138983861 gene encoding myosin-14-like, producing the protein MAALGGEGAEWLIQSLAGPAKKEINLHPPQATATANLVLTILQDTFGDHASISTLLASFYSISQSQEEGILSYAHRLQALQVKTNAVVAGTVSDAALRDRFMHGLFLPAMRRDLMRFARGREAVTFAAVRAEALRWMRDDFEVVTKQQHQATESSTEVRSLQLQVSELAIKSAELRAALHQRPPAASRQQQPSAKPRCWLCNRHGHLQSRCPTKRHGGEQPLSWRQPSELRVDQQSTSIKQPPREQSSQTEEVVTAQEQLTSKHEASIDRLETRLKKELEAKQQLQDERFQKDLEIRQLRERLVFKCEEVSIERKAAGHIRKDLEALLQQQLTEKEHRLATAPAPVELHDADPITLWDSVLNLSCPFTLSPS; encoded by the coding sequence ATGGCGGCCCTTGGAGGCGAGGGAGCAGAGTGGCTGATCCAGTCACTTGCTGGGCCTGCCAAGAAGGAGATCAacctgcacccccctcaggcgaCTGCCACTGCCAACTTAGTCTTGACCATCCTGCAGGACACGTTTGGGGACCACGCCAGCATTTCCACTCTACTAGCGTCGTTCTACAGCATCTCCCAGAGTCAAGAGGAGGGCATTCTCTCATATGCCCACAGGTTGCAGGCTCTGCAGGTGAAGACGAATGCTGTTGTTGCCGGTACGGTTTCCGATGCTGCACTTCGTGATCGATTCATGCACGGACTGTTCTTGCCTGCAATGAGACGGGACCTCATGCGCTTTGCGAGAGGGCGTGAGGCTGTCACTTTTGCGGCAGTCCGTGCAGAAGCTCTCAGGTGGATGAGAGATGATTTCGAGGTGGTGACGAAGCAACAACATCAAGCAACAGAGAGCAGCACTGAGGTACGCAGCCTGCAATTACAAGTCAGCGAACTCGCCATCAAGTCAGCAGAGCTTCGAGCTGCCTTGCACCAACGCCCGCCGGCTGCCTCTCGTCAACAGCAACCATCCGCGAAGccacgttgttggctttgcaaccGCCACGGGCATCTACAGAGCAGGTGCCCTACCAAGCGGCATGGAGGTGAACAACCGCTGTCATGGAGACAGCCCAGTGAGCTACGTGTGGACCAGCAGTCAACATCCATCAAGCAACCGCCCCGCGAGCAGAGCAGTCAGACAGAGGAGGTTGTGACTGCTCAGGAACAGCTGACGTCGAAGCACGAGGCCTCCATTGACAGATTAGAGACCCGACTGAAGAAGGAACTGGAGGCCAAACAACAGTTACAGGATGAACGTTTCCAGAAGGACTTAGAAATACGCCAACTTAGAGAGCGGTTAGTTTTCAAGTGTGAAGAGGTGTCAATTGAGCGGAAAGCAGCAGGACACATTCGCAAAGACCTGGAAGCGTTGTTGCAACAGCAgctcacagagaaagagcatcggCTTGCGACAGCCCCAGCCCCCGTAGAGCTTCACGACGCTGACCCGATAACATTGTGGGATTCTGTGCTCAATTTGTCCTGCCCCTTTACTCTAAGTCCCAGCTAA